From Syntrophorhabdaceae bacterium, one genomic window encodes:
- a CDS encoding acyl-CoA dehydratase activase — protein MAYALGIDVGSGYSKAVICEDKAIRSYAIAPSGGNYQETARNVAEEVLKKINLTLEDICFTLATGYGAAMVPFANSTATDISCHAAGIHLVFPSVRTLIDIGAQFSKVIRLDDAGRTLSFLLNEKCAGGSGKFLQVIARILHMGIDEIGPRSLASSNPVQFTTGCAVFAESEAVSRIAEGACAEDILAGIHKAMASKIVNLVTRIGLVGACAVTGGGAKDVGLVKTIESELNIEVLTPHDPQITAALGAALLALRMVSLNGGDKESEKRI, from the coding sequence ATGGCGTATGCGTTAGGCATTGATGTGGGCTCCGGGTATTCCAAGGCCGTGATCTGCGAAGATAAGGCAATTCGATCTTACGCGATCGCGCCCTCCGGAGGGAATTATCAGGAAACGGCCCGAAACGTTGCTGAAGAGGTGCTGAAAAAGATTAACCTTACCTTAGAAGATATTTGTTTCACGCTCGCCACAGGATATGGGGCGGCCATGGTTCCATTCGCCAACAGTACGGCCACGGACATTTCCTGTCACGCCGCAGGAATCCATCTTGTCTTTCCCTCAGTGAGGACCCTCATCGATATAGGCGCTCAATTCAGCAAGGTGATCCGGCTCGATGATGCGGGGAGAACCTTGAGTTTCCTGCTCAATGAGAAGTGCGCCGGAGGCAGTGGAAAATTCCTTCAGGTCATCGCCCGTATACTCCATATGGGCATCGACGAGATCGGGCCGCGCTCGCTTGCGTCTTCCAATCCGGTGCAGTTCACAACGGGCTGCGCGGTCTTTGCCGAATCCGAAGCGGTATCCCGTATCGCAGAGGGCGCCTGTGCGGAAGATATCCTCGCAGGTATCCATAAGGCCATGGCGTCCAAGATCGTGAACCTCGTAACCCGCATTGGTCTTGTCGGGGCATGCGCGGTAACGGGCGGAGGCGCCAAGGACGTAGGGCTCGTTAAGACTATAGAATCGGAGTTGAACATAGAGGTCCTTACACCTCACGACCCGCAGATTACTGCCGCGCTTGGCGCCGCTCTTCTCGCGTTGAGAATGGTCAGTCTTAATGGCGGCGATAAAGAATCGGAAAAACGTATATGA